One Paracoccaceae bacterium genomic region harbors:
- a CDS encoding LamB/YcsF family protein — translation MARMLDLNADLGESYGPWRMGDDAALLGIVTTANVACGFHAGDPDTMAATFALARDRGVAVGAHPGYDDRAGFGRRIIPMDAQGMERMVAYQLGAAAAIAALAGHRIGHVKTHGALSNLCQTDAGAARAVARAVRAVDPALVLLVMPGTAAEREAREAGLAIALEAYADRAYADDLTLAPRGQPGAVLHDPAAIAERAADMVATGQVATLSGARRPLPFDSLCLHGDGATAVAAARAVRDRLTGMGVTLAPFVRP, via the coding sequence ATGGCACGCATGCTCGACCTGAACGCCGATCTTGGCGAAAGCTACGGACCCTGGCGCATGGGGGACGATGCCGCGCTGCTTGGCATCGTGACGACGGCGAACGTGGCCTGCGGTTTCCACGCGGGCGATCCCGACACGATGGCCGCGACCTTCGCCCTGGCGCGCGACCGGGGCGTCGCCGTGGGGGCGCATCCGGGCTATGACGACCGCGCGGGTTTTGGCCGCCGGATCATCCCGATGGATGCGCAGGGGATGGAGCGGATGGTGGCCTATCAGCTGGGCGCCGCCGCCGCGATCGCGGCGCTGGCCGGGCACCGGATCGGGCATGTCAAGACGCATGGCGCGCTCAGCAACCTGTGCCAGACCGACGCCGGGGCGGCGCGGGCAGTGGCGCGGGCGGTGCGTGCCGTCGATCCGGCGCTTGTCCTGCTGGTGATGCCGGGCACCGCGGCGGAACGCGAGGCCCGCGAGGCCGGGCTTGCCATCGCGCTCGAGGCCTATGCCGACCGCGCCTATGCCGATGACCTGACGCTGGCGCCGCGTGGCCAGCCGGGCGCGGTGCTGCACGATCCCGCCGCCATCGCCGAACGCGCCGCCGACATGGTGGCAACGGGGCAGGTGGCCACGCTGTCGGGGGCCCGCCGCCCGCTGCCCTTCGATTCGCTCTGCCTGCATGGCGACGGCGCCACCGCCGTGGCCGCCGCCCGCGCGGTGCGCGACCGGCTGACGGGCATGGGCGTGACGCTCGCGCCCTTTGTCCGGCCGTGA
- a CDS encoding biotin-dependent carboxyltransferase family protein: protein MAAGPGVTVQDGGRRGLMRHGLTPAGPMDAASHALANALLHNPPDAAAVEVTPGGLTLRVEGGPVTLAVVGGAFDIRVDGRAVGPALRLTLHPGQVMAMRAGAAGAFATLAVAGGIAVPPVLGSRATHVRSALGPFGGRALAPGDRLPAGVADLPDLPGLPAPDHGAGPVRVIPGPQAHRFAADACDRLAGTEWRLSPRSDRMAYALDGVPLVHAAGHDIVSDGVVMGAIQVPGDGLPRILMADRQTTGGYPKIACVISADLPRLAQTRPGEPVRLALTDRSGAARARADAQARAAAWLAHARAPRLTAEHLLSLNLVGGAVDARDP from the coding sequence ATGGCCGCCGGGCCGGGGGTGACGGTGCAGGATGGCGGGCGGCGCGGCCTGATGCGCCACGGCCTGACCCCGGCCGGGCCGATGGACGCGGCATCGCATGCCCTTGCGAACGCGCTGCTGCACAACCCGCCCGATGCGGCGGCGGTCGAGGTGACGCCGGGCGGGCTGACCCTGCGGGTCGAGGGCGGCCCGGTCACGCTGGCGGTCGTGGGCGGCGCCTTCGACATCCGGGTGGACGGGCGTGCCGTGGGCCCGGCCCTGCGCCTGACGCTGCATCCGGGGCAGGTGATGGCGATGCGCGCGGGCGCGGCGGGCGCCTTTGCGACGCTGGCGGTTGCGGGGGGCATCGCGGTGCCGCCGGTCCTGGGCAGCCGCGCCACCCATGTCCGTTCCGCCCTCGGGCCGTTCGGCGGGCGTGCCCTGGCACCGGGCGACCGGCTTCCTGCCGGGGTGGCCGACCTGCCCGATCTGCCGGGCCTGCCCGCCCCCGACCATGGTGCCGGTCCGGTCCGGGTGATTCCCGGGCCGCAGGCGCATCGGTTTGCCGCCGATGCGTGCGACCGGCTGGCGGGCACCGAATGGCGGCTGTCGCCCCGGTCCGACCGGATGGCCTATGCGCTCGACGGGGTGCCGCTGGTGCATGCGGCGGGGCATGACATCGTGTCGGATGGCGTGGTGATGGGGGCGATCCAGGTGCCCGGCGACGGACTGCCGCGCATCCTGATGGCCGATCGCCAGACCACCGGCGGCTATCCCAAGATCGCCTGCGTGATCTCGGCCGACCTGCCGCGCCTGGCGCAGACCCGCCCGGGCGAACCCGTCCGCCTTGCGCTGACCGACCGCAGCGGCGCCGCCCGCGCCCGCGCGGACGCGCAGGCGCGCGCTGCCGCCTGGCTGGCCCATGCCCGCGCGCCGCGCCTGACCGCCGAACACCTGCTGTCGCTGAACCTCGTGGGCGGGGCGGTCGATGCCCGCGATCCCTGA
- a CDS encoding allophanate hydrolase subunit 1 produces the protein MTGPLFRDLGDTALAVEFGEAIDPAAEAQVRALDAALSRAALPGVLEWVPTYRSLLVHFDPDTIPAERLEDAIRPLLTAGTEAPAGRLWCAPACYDPALAEDIGQAAALAGITPGRLADIHAGRDWRVAMFGFAPGFAYLSGCPAELAIPRRATPRPPAPPGSLMIAGGQALIAPVSMPTGWYVIGRTPLATFRPGTDDPFPLAVGDRVRFDPVPAADYPALAARAAAGEFLGRPA, from the coding sequence GTGACCGGGCCACTGTTCCGCGACCTGGGCGACACCGCCCTTGCCGTGGAGTTCGGCGAGGCGATCGACCCGGCGGCCGAGGCGCAGGTGCGCGCGCTTGATGCGGCGCTGTCGCGCGCGGCCCTGCCGGGCGTGCTGGAATGGGTGCCGACCTATCGGTCGCTGCTGGTCCATTTCGACCCCGACACGATCCCGGCCGAGCGGCTGGAGGATGCGATCCGCCCGCTGCTGACAGCGGGCACCGAGGCCCCGGCCGGGCGGCTCTGGTGCGCGCCCGCCTGCTATGATCCGGCCCTGGCCGAGGATATCGGGCAGGCTGCTGCCCTGGCCGGGATCACGCCCGGGCGGCTGGCCGACATCCACGCGGGCCGCGACTGGCGCGTGGCGATGTTCGGATTTGCGCCGGGCTTTGCCTATCTGTCCGGCTGCCCGGCGGAGCTGGCGATCCCGCGCCGCGCGACCCCGCGCCCGCCGGCCCCGCCGGGGTCGCTGATGATCGCGGGGGGGCAGGCGCTGATTGCACCGGTGTCGATGCCGACCGGGTGGTATGTGATCGGGCGCACCCCGCTGGCCACCTTCCGCCCGGGCACCGACGACCCGTTTCCGCTGGCCGTCGGCGACCGTGTGCGGTTCGATCCGGTTCCGGCCGCCGACTATCCCGCGCTTGCCGCGCGGGCGGCGGCGGGCGAATTCCTGGGCCGCCCGGCGTGA